A single region of the Streptomyces vilmorinianum genome encodes:
- the ftsX gene encoding permease-like cell division protein FtsX, giving the protein MRAQFVLSEIGVGLRRNLTMTFAVIVSVALSLALFGGALLMREQVSTMKDYWYDKVNVSIFLCNKNDAATSAKCAKGAVTAQQKEQIQADLKKMDIVENVLHESTDEAYKHYKEQYGDTAIASVVTPDQMQESFRVKLKDPEKYKVVATAFAGRDGVESVQDQRGILQNLFDLMNGMNVAALGVMGLMLIIALMLIVNTVRVSAFSRRRETGIMRLVGASSFYIQMPFIMEAAFAGLLGGAVACIMLLVGRYFLIDHGIALADKMQLVNFIGWDAVLAKLPLVLAIGLLMPALAAFVALRKYLKV; this is encoded by the coding sequence TCGCCGTCATCGTCTCCGTGGCCCTCTCGCTCGCCCTCTTCGGCGGCGCGCTGCTCATGCGCGAGCAGGTCAGCACGATGAAGGACTACTGGTACGACAAGGTCAACGTCTCCATCTTCCTCTGCAACAAGAACGACGCGGCCACCTCGGCCAAGTGCGCCAAGGGCGCGGTGACCGCGCAGCAGAAGGAACAGATCCAGGCCGATCTGAAGAAGATGGACATCGTGGAGAACGTCCTCCACGAGTCCACCGACGAGGCCTACAAGCACTACAAGGAGCAGTACGGCGACACCGCCATCGCCTCGGTCGTCACGCCCGACCAGATGCAGGAGTCGTTCCGGGTCAAGCTCAAGGACCCGGAGAAGTACAAGGTCGTCGCCACCGCCTTCGCCGGGCGGGACGGGGTGGAGTCAGTCCAGGACCAGCGAGGCATCCTGCAGAACCTCTTCGACCTGATGAACGGCATGAACGTCGCCGCCCTCGGCGTCATGGGGCTGATGCTGATCATCGCGCTGATGCTGATCGTCAACACCGTGCGCGTCTCCGCCTTCAGCCGGCGGCGCGAGACCGGCATCATGCGCCTGGTCGGCGCCTCCAGCTTCTACATCCAGATGCCGTTCATCATGGAGGCCGCCTTCGCCGGTCTCCTGGGCGGAGCCGTCGCCTGCATCATGCTTCTGGTCGGCCGGTACTTCCTGATCGACCACGGCATCGCCCTCGCCGACAAGATGCAGCTCGTGAACTTCATCGGCTGGGACGCCGTCCTCGCCAAGCTGCCGCTCGTCCTCGCCATCGGCCTGCTGATGCCGGCTCTTGCCGCCTTCGTGGCGCTGCGCAAGTACCTGAAGGTGTGA
- a CDS encoding S41 family peptidase, whose translation MPVGSEFCLRPRGVLRGAALTMVFAGVLATAAATGALPRQEPETSRTVRAVPSRADADQGTVDPSALARAASEAMADGKSGKKAAEEFVSRSGDRWGAVYGAAEYEEFERALDGSYTGVGISARKAGKGRIEISRVQAGGPAARAGLRAGDRLVTVDGRPVGALSVSEAVSLLRGDGVPGSTVTLGVERGRSAWTETLSRARLATEDVTVRRLDDRTVLIRVAAFTKGVGERVREAVRSAPAGAGVLLDLRGNAGGLVTEAAVTASAFLDGGLVATYDVDGEQRALYAQSGGDTVRPVVALVDGGTMSAAELLTGALQDRGRAVTVGSRTFGKGSVQMPSTLPDGSVAELTVGHYRTPAGHGVDGQGITPDLDVGDATGARAEERARTVLSGLGGGS comes from the coding sequence ATGCCGGTCGGCTCCGAGTTCTGTCTCCGGCCCCGCGGAGTCCTCCGTGGGGCCGCTTTGACGATGGTCTTCGCCGGGGTGCTCGCCACGGCCGCGGCCACCGGCGCCCTGCCCCGGCAGGAGCCGGAGACGTCGAGGACCGTACGGGCCGTTCCCTCGCGGGCGGACGCCGACCAGGGCACCGTCGACCCGTCCGCACTCGCCCGCGCCGCGTCCGAGGCGATGGCCGACGGCAAGTCGGGCAAGAAGGCCGCCGAGGAGTTCGTCAGCCGCAGCGGCGACCGCTGGGGCGCGGTCTACGGCGCGGCGGAGTACGAGGAGTTCGAGCGGGCCCTCGACGGCTCGTACACCGGGGTCGGCATCTCCGCCCGCAAGGCGGGGAAGGGGCGCATCGAGATCAGCCGCGTCCAGGCCGGCGGACCCGCCGCACGGGCCGGGCTGCGGGCCGGCGACCGCCTCGTCACCGTCGACGGCCGCCCCGTCGGCGCGCTCTCCGTCTCCGAGGCCGTCTCCCTGCTGCGCGGCGACGGCGTCCCCGGCTCCACCGTCACCCTCGGCGTCGAGCGCGGCCGCTCCGCCTGGACCGAGACCCTGAGCCGGGCCCGGCTCGCCACCGAGGACGTCACCGTGCGGCGCCTGGACGACCGGACGGTGCTGATCAGGGTGGCCGCCTTCACCAAGGGCGTGGGGGAGCGGGTACGGGAGGCGGTACGGTCCGCCCCGGCCGGCGCCGGAGTCCTCCTGGACCTGCGGGGCAACGCGGGCGGCCTGGTCACCGAGGCCGCCGTCACCGCCTCGGCCTTCCTCGACGGCGGTCTGGTCGCCACGTACGACGTCGACGGCGAGCAGCGGGCCCTGTACGCCCAGAGCGGCGGGGACACCGTCCGGCCCGTGGTGGCGCTGGTCGACGGGGGCACGATGAGCGCCGCCGAGCTTCTGACCGGCGCCCTGCAGGACCGCGGCCGGGCGGTCACCGTCGGCTCACGCACCTTCGGCAAGGGCTCGGTGCAGATGCCGAGCACCCTCCCGGACGGCTCCGTGGCCGAGCTCACCGTCGGTCACTACCGCACCCCCGCCGGTCACGGCGTCGACGGCCAGGGCATCACCCCCGACCTGGACGTCGGCGACGCCACGGGCGCGCGGGCCGAGGAACGGGCGAGAACGGTATTGAGTGGCCTCGGAGGGGGCTCGTAG
- the smpB gene encoding SsrA-binding protein SmpB has protein sequence MAKGLVNVQGKPAKKKDPEKGPERKIIAQNKKARHDYHIIDTYECGVVLMGTEVKSLRMGRASLVDGFVQIDGHEAWLHNVHIPEYLQGSWTNHHAKRKRKLLLHRAEIDKLEAKSQETGHTIVPLALYFLKGRVKVEIALAKGKKEYDKRQTLREKQDTRETNRAIAAAKRRQRAAAL, from the coding sequence ATGGCAAAGGGACTCGTGAACGTGCAGGGCAAGCCTGCGAAGAAGAAGGACCCGGAGAAGGGCCCTGAGCGCAAGATCATCGCGCAGAACAAGAAGGCGCGCCACGACTACCACATCATCGACACCTACGAGTGCGGTGTGGTGCTCATGGGCACCGAGGTGAAGTCGCTCCGGATGGGCCGGGCGTCGCTGGTCGACGGCTTCGTCCAGATCGACGGGCACGAGGCGTGGCTGCACAACGTCCACATCCCGGAGTACCTCCAGGGCAGCTGGACCAACCACCACGCGAAGCGGAAGCGCAAGCTGCTCCTGCACCGCGCCGAGATCGACAAGCTGGAGGCGAAGTCCCAGGAGACGGGTCACACGATCGTGCCCCTCGCGCTCTACTTCCTGAAGGGCCGCGTCAAGGTCGAGATCGCGCTCGCCAAGGGCAAGAAGGAGTACGACAAGCGGCAGACGCTGCGCGAGAAGCAGGACACGCGGGAGACGAACCGGGCGATCGCGGCGGCGAAGCGGCGCCAGCGGGCCGCGGCCCTCTAA
- a CDS encoding MFS transporter: protein MTPAGPTLAPRYRERRTTAPAPTSAPSNPYVRLFATPGARAFTLGNLVARLPMGMFSVSAVIMIAGSYGSYALAGAVTATGLAATALVAPWTARLVDRYGQARIAVPATAAAVLGSLALLLCVHHEAPAWTLFVAYAATATTPNTGGMSRARWAHLHRGDPAALHTANAFEQAVDELCFMIGPVLAAVLCSALFPEAGTLAGAALLLGGVLIFAAQRSTEPPVAPRSTSAPGSLLRAPGMAPLLGVFLATGAVFGAMEVVTLAHVDGPLAGPVLALQAAGSCAAGLLYGRAGRRARLSTCLAAMTVLMTLPLLGASTGSLLALAGGLLVAGMATAPTMVTGMSLVQRMTPAGRLNEGMTLAVTALLGGIAAGSAGGGWAAEHAPATTYAFLVPTAAAALAFGLCAAPRVGRRAGWTRPC, encoded by the coding sequence ATGACCCCGGCGGGCCCGACGCTCGCCCCCCGCTACCGCGAACGGCGCACCACCGCCCCCGCCCCCACCTCCGCCCCCTCCAACCCCTACGTCCGCCTCTTCGCCACCCCCGGCGCCCGCGCCTTCACCCTCGGGAACCTCGTCGCGCGCCTGCCGATGGGCATGTTCAGCGTCAGCGCGGTGATCATGATCGCGGGATCGTACGGCTCGTACGCCCTGGCGGGCGCGGTCACCGCCACCGGGCTCGCGGCCACGGCCCTCGTCGCGCCCTGGACGGCGCGGCTCGTCGACCGGTACGGGCAGGCCCGGATCGCGGTCCCCGCGACCGCGGCGGCCGTGCTCGGCTCGCTCGCCCTGCTGCTGTGCGTGCACCACGAGGCGCCGGCCTGGACCCTCTTCGTGGCGTACGCGGCGACGGCCACGACGCCCAACACCGGAGGCATGTCCCGCGCCCGCTGGGCCCACCTCCACCGGGGCGACCCGGCGGCGCTGCACACCGCCAACGCCTTCGAGCAGGCCGTCGACGAGCTCTGCTTCATGATCGGCCCGGTGCTCGCCGCCGTCCTCTGCTCGGCGCTGTTCCCGGAGGCCGGCACCCTGGCCGGCGCGGCCCTGCTGCTCGGCGGGGTCCTGATCTTCGCGGCCCAGCGCTCCACCGAACCCCCGGTGGCGCCCCGCTCCACCTCCGCGCCCGGCTCCCTGCTGCGCGCCCCCGGCATGGCGCCCCTGCTCGGGGTCTTCCTTGCCACGGGCGCCGTCTTCGGCGCGATGGAGGTCGTCACCCTCGCCCATGTCGACGGCCCGCTCGCCGGTCCGGTCCTCGCTCTGCAGGCCGCCGGCTCCTGCGCCGCCGGCCTCCTCTACGGCCGCGCGGGGCGCAGAGCCCGGCTGAGCACCTGCCTCGCGGCGATGACCGTACTGATGACGCTGCCGCTCCTCGGGGCGTCGACCGGCTCCCTGCTCGCCCTCGCGGGCGGCCTGCTCGTGGCGGGCATGGCGACCGCCCCGACGATGGTCACCGGCATGAGCCTGGTCCAGCGCATGACCCCGGCGGGGCGGCTCAACGAGGGCATGACGCTCGCGGTGACCGCCCTCCTCGGCGGCATCGCGGCCGGTTCGGCGGGCGGCGGCTGGGCTGCCGAGCACGCCCCGGCGACGACGTACGCCTTCCTGGTCCCGACAGCCGCGGCCGCCCTGGCGTTCGGCCTGTGCGCGGCGCCCCGGGTGGGCCGCCGCGCCGGCTGGACGAGGCCCTGCTAG